The Candida orthopsilosis Co 90-125, chromosome 7 draft sequence genome has a window encoding:
- a CDS encoding Set3 NAD-dependent histone deacetylase, with product MGNQDEEQLLEDASTLLMFASAAAHQSSPKESAASPPLQTTSQLQQEVPSHIVTISTSSQSPKVQQQVSAPKKSSILSLMNDDPEPEPKTEHEPTPSRKTTSPPSNLPKQGVFKRTHERSRSTPDAQKLMTSAYERGIDLRKGERDGNNAVIAAAALTAAADIPFPLKQARHPNIPPLETYQVEQDSGIIGCICGIEDDDGFTIQCDICYRWQHCVCMGYDNGEEVPEDEYKCYFCDQQKWDKFDPAIAREKTLARLKAESLEQEAKEKAAVEEKLAKEVKVENNKRKQSSSDKGEKKRKSEEKVVVKEEEPKEVNDDLPNKNNELLEEGVVAEPYQSVYYHLRENDYKREGVKTFLTNCGTEFYKEYVSLSKEIQDRLDIEVMPESQFKALKMSRLTRPKLAKYFQDNNRLEKKKNFNKTKIEVKPYTDNSKQKFNGISKLSLFISTTDESLVIPEGTPIIEYLGEIDFFQDYCNDKINQYPLWGTTKPKVLKTGVLSKGLQPVELVIDSRFVGDESRFIRKSCLSSSNCKIHPIYLTDTKKFKFLVVTSKPVVLKGENSDEELRLPWEWDPNHPILKLYENNSTEKFENLTNDAKSSLIAYVDNILQFVECGCSTNSNYNNCAIFKIKKATSYLMRSTRKAAILNTSGAKTKEELVLPRPNRQFVSWDERMIERDRQLQEKLLRKVDQAIKVETNEAPKVKPKVLFKVPYKQELLLRARQQGRSTVQKTDELEVEDEEITDGGVDELAIPIVPELITSIELQVCQELNLNDDSSVKTKKGGDVEPLSRKQSQVQISTSQERSKSTTEETKPTKKLSLAEYIKTKT from the coding sequence ATGGGCAATCAAGACGAGGAACAACTACTAGAGGATGCATcgacattgttgatgtttgcTAGTGCTGCCGCACACCAACTGTCTCCCAAAGAGTCTGCGGCATCGCCGCCCTTACAGACAACTAGTCAGCTACAGCAAGAGGTGCCGTCGCATATAGTTACCATCTCAACCTCAAGTCAATCACCAAAAGTTCAACAACAGGTTCTGGCCCCGAAAAAGAGCTCTATACTCAGTTTAATGAATGATGATCCCGAACCCGAGCCCAAGACGGAACACGAGCCAACACCATCACGAAAGACTACCTCGCCTCCATCTAATTTACCAAAACAAGGTGTTTTCAAAAGGACACACGAGAGAAGCCGATCAACTCCTGATGCACAAAAGCTCATGACTCTGGCATATGAACGTGGCATAGATTTGAGAAAGGGGGAGAGGGATGGGAATAATGCCGTCATTGCTGCAGCTGCATTAACGGCTGCGGCTGATATTCCATTCCCCTTGAAGCAAGCCAGGCATCCAAATATTCCTCCATTGGAAACATATCAGGTGGAACAGGACTCTGGGATTATTGGATGTATTTGTGGtattgaagatgacgatggCTTTACAATACAATGTGATATATGTTATAGGTGGCAACACTGTGTATGCATGGGATACGATAATGGAGAAGAGGTACCTGAAGATGAATACAAGTGTTATTTCTGTGACCAGCAAAAGTGGGACAAATTTGATCCAGCAATAGCCAGAGAGAAGACGTTGGCCAGATTGAAAGCCGAGCTGTTGGAGCAAGAAGCGAAGGAAAAAGCAGCGGTAGAGGAAAAACTTGCAAAGGAAGTAAAGGTGGAAAATAATAAGAGAAAGCAGCTGAGTTCAGATAAAGgtgaaaaaaagagaaaatcggaagaaaaagttgttgtgaAGGAGGAAGAACCTAAGGAGGTGAACGACGACTTGCCAAATAAGAATAATGAACTATTAGAAGAAGGCGTGGTTGCCGAACCGTATCAATCTGTGTACTACCATCTACGAGAAAACGATTACAAAAGAGAGGGGGTAAAAACATTTCTCACTAATTGTGGCACTGAGTTTTACAAAGAGTATGTcagtttatcaaaagaaataCAAGATAGGTTGGATATTGAGGTGATGCCAGAGAGTCAATTCAAAGCTCTTAAGATGAGCAGGTTGACACGACCCAAGTTGGCTAAATACTTTCAAGACAACAATAGGttggagaaaaaaaagaatttcaacaagacCAAGATCGAAGTCAAGCCTTATACAGACAACCTGAAGCAAAAGTTTAATGGTATTTCAAAGCTTTCCTTGTTTATAAGTACCACCGATGAGTCACTTGTGATACCTGAGGGCACACCAATAATCGAATACTTAGGAGAGATTGATTTCTTCCAAGATTACTGCAATGACAAGATCAATCAGTATCCGCTTTGGGGAACCACTAAACCAAAAGTGTTGAAAACAGGGGTTTTATCAAAAGGGCTCCAACCAGTCGAACTCGTCATTGACTCAAGGTTTGTTGGCGATGAAAGCCGCTTTATAAGAAAGTCTTGCTTGTCGTCGTCAAATTGTAAGATACATCCTATTTATCTTACAGATACAAAAAAGTTCAAGTTTCTCGTGGTGACATCAAAACCAGTAGTATTGAAAGGGGAAAATTCTGACGAGGAATTGCGATTACCTTGGGAATGGGatccaaatcatccaattttgaaactttatGAAAATAACAGCAcagaaaagtttgaaaacttgACAAATGACGCAAAGTCATCCTTGATTGCTTACGTTGATAACATTTTACAGTTTGTTGAATGTGGGTGTTCCACAAACTCcaactacaacaattgTGCCATATTCAAGATTAAAAAAGCTACAAGCTACTTGATGAggtcaacaagaaaagCTGCCATTTTGAATACTTCCGGTGCTAAAACTAAAGAGGAACTAGTTTTGCCACGTCCAAATCGACAGTTTGTTAGCTGGGATGAACGGATGATTGAACGCGATAGACAATTGCAGGAGAAGCTTCTAAGGAAAGTTGATCAGGCGATCAAAGTAGAAACAAATGAAGCTCCCAAAGTTAAGCCTAAAGTCTTGTTCAAGGTACCATACAAGCAGGAATTGTTATTGCGTGCCCGTCAACAAGGAAGGTCTACGGTGCAAAAGACTGACGAGTTAGAAGTAGAGGATGAGGAGATCACCGATGGAGGTGTGGATGAACTTGCCATTCCAATTGTTCCAGAACTTATAACCAGCATTGAACTACAGGTCTGCCAAGAGTTAAACTTGAATGACGATTCCAGCGTGAAGACAAAGAAAGGGGGCGATGTGGAGCCATTAAGTCGAAAGCAGCTGCAGGTGCAAATTAGTACATCGCAAGAACGTAGTAAATCAACGACAGAAGAgacaaaaccaacaaagaaGTTGTCACTTGCTGAGTATATAAAGACAAAGACATAG
- a CDS encoding Pam16 maltase, with product MKCFSFNVLDYIISYIIHNTMIFFMTKISQQSFGHRFALRSLIIHNTYTMAHRLLVNVIFTGASVFGRAFTEAYKQAAKASAAGAAAGGPAKAASQGGISTEEAMKILNLEKNEMSLDKLEEKYNYLFDVNSKEKGNSFYLQSKVYYAMDTLKKELEYLEKLKENQNGAASG from the coding sequence ATGAAGTGTTTCCTGTTCAATGTACTTGATTACATAATCTCTTACATAATTCACAATACGATGATTTTTTTCATGACAAAAATCTCTCAACAATCTTTTGGTCACAGGTTCGCCCTTAGGTCACTCATCATCCACAACACTTATACCATGGCTCATAGATTGCTAGTAAATGTGATATTCACCGGTGCATCGGTATTTGGTAGAGCATTCACGGAAGCATATAAACAGGCAGCGAAGGCTTCTGCTGCTGGAGCTGCTGCAGGTGGACCAGCCAAAGCTGCTTCTCAAGGGGGTATATCTACCGAGGAAGCAATGAAGATATTAAATTTAGAGAAAAACGAGATGTCGCTAGACAAACTAGAGGAGAAGTACAAttatttgtttgatgtCAACTCAAAGGAGAAGGGTAATTCATTCTACCTTCAGAGTAAGGTTTATTATGCGATGGATACGTTAAAGAAGGAGCTAGAGTATTTGGAGAAGTTGAAGGAAAACCAGAACGGAGCGGCGTCTGGTTAA
- a CDS encoding Iml2 protein, translated as MFKGLRKKASILSLYPTTSNQGTSDNASALNSNSNYDKILKQVHDFETALKAMDYLLDDRTNEGTALLKKEVQAASQDDSPRAIFPLALGVMEFIEATLGFEPEVMAKAHKTLSEAENASSNNSKYNTRYQLSTSTIYPPGTEFQVTLAESTLLNALLMLLKENNGVVESAKALFKLRKAYQILDSVHKRIQESEPTFNKNLAKLRKKAANGVAKGNGVFLNNNNQSISTVDLPGFESLGSSSSSLPQDIKLMKDLERIFLMRKTRIEGSNLGNIELLNLFEDSNSSVTLAKQSYAEPLDVQDNGSDDEEFEDAMEHLAVNDAPSSFVGSGAQSILSSVDTSPSSQGNGSDTYLHVSTTDEFIHSGVQLCFGILQVVLSLIPPAIGAVLSIVGFKGNRNIGLQLLWRTAITSRNVHGELALLFLLVFYDGPVQFVDTGFRLPESKEDHNVISLSNKLTVSEEELVKIMDNPPLYTSQLLRSARQHFPHNALWILQEGRMLAAQGDLVGASTLMQSFTDDPNNKIQMKQIESLLVFDRAIIYMYSHEYDKAARDLIHLIDINSWSKAVYLFMAASCYLEKYRMIKMGVVKGDDMEAKKYADLFSKYMKLSLSYVPGHGHNAPKKGGLGGSGKQMPFDKFLLRKVKHIEARKKQYPDLQLADLVGTSLIHELVYFWNGYNRMTAENFQIALKMLGYSGAPNAELSANTSNHSFAMIKETEDEAMIRYFLQSVCLRQLGQVKEGSRILQQYVLSKIVISDSPQFKFHKMTYSPYLYPTAFYENTMFTWVEETGPNSQVDVKKAVADSKAWLKKAEIVGDGDYELSNRTSMRIKAAGDRLDQLASM; from the coding sequence ATGTTCAAAGGTTTGAGAAAAAAGGCGTCCATATTGTCATTGTACCCCACAACATCAAACCAGGGTACATCGGATAATGCATCAGCTCTCAACTCGAATAGCAACTATGATAAGATATTGAAGCAGGTGcatgattttgaaactgcATTGAAAGCTATGGACTATCTCCTAGATGACCGTACAAATGAGGGGACAGccttgttgaaaaaagagGTACAAGCAGCATCACAGGATGATCTGCCTCGTGCTATTTTCCCGTTGGCTTTAGGAGTTATGGAGTTTATCGAGGCTACTTTAGGATTTGAACCTGAAGTAATGGCCAAAGCGCACAAGACATTATCTGAGGCAGAAAATGCTTCTAGCAACAATTCAAAGTACAACACACGTTACCaattatcaacatcaacaatatatCCACCTGGAACTGAGTTTCAGGTAACTTTAGCGGAGTCCACCTTATTGAACGCGTTATTGATgcttttgaaagaaaacaatGGTGTTGTCGAAAGTGCAAAAGCCTTGTTCAAGCTACGAAAAGCGTACCAGATCTTGGATTCTGTACATAAAAGAATTCAAGAACTGGAGCCCACTTTTAACAAAAACTTGGCaaaattgagaaagaaaGCTGCTAATGGTGTTGCAAAGGGTAATGGAGTgtttttgaacaacaacaaccagtCGATTAGCACGGTTGATTTGCCTGGATTTGAATCCCTTGGGAGCTCTTCAAGCTCATTACCACAGGAtataaagttgatgaaggaTTTAGAGAGAATATTCTTAATGCGAAAGACTAGGATTGAAGGATCAAATTTGGGCAATATTGAATTGCTCAATTTGTTTGAGGATCTGAATAGCTCAGTCACTCTTGCTAAGCAAAGCTATGCTGAGCCATTGGATGTACAGGACAATGGatcagatgatgaagagtttgaaGATGCTATGGAACATTTGGCTGTGAATGATGCACCTAGCTCATTTGTTGGGTCCGGTGCTCAATCAATTCTCTCCTCCGTGGATACGTCTCCTAGCTCGCAAGGAAATGGGTCAGATACATATCTCCACGTTTCTACAACTGATGAATTTATTCATTCGGGAGTGCAGTTGTGTTTTGGTATTTTGCAAGTTGTTTTGTCATTGATCCCTCCAGCCATCGGTGCAGTTTTGTCCATTGTTGGGTTCAAAGGTAATAGGAATATTGGGCTTCAGTTGTTATGGAGAACAGCGATAACATCGAGAAATGTACATGGTGAATTGgcgttgttgtttttgttggtgttttATGATGGACctgttcaatttgttgatactgGATTTCGCTTGCCTGAATCTAAAGAGGATCACAACGTTATCTCATTGAGTAACAAGTTGACAGTCCTGGAGGAAGAGTTAGTTAAGATCATGGATAACCCTCCACTTTACACGagtcaattgttgagatCAGCACGTCAGCATTTTCCTCATAATGCATTGTGGATTTTACAGGAGGGTAGGATGTTGGCAGCACAGGGTGATTTGGTTGGCGCCAGCACTCTTATGCAAAGTTTCACTGATGACCCGAATAATAAgattcaaatgaaacaGATTGAATCGTTGTTGGTTTTCGATCGTGCTATTATATACATGTACCTGCATGAGTACGATAAGGCAGCCAGGGACTTGATCCACTTAATTGATATAAATTCTTGGTCAAAGGCAGTATATTTATTCATGGCTGCTTCATGCTATCTTGAAAAGTATAGAATGATCAAGATGGGTGTTGTTAAAGGCGATGATATGGAGGCTAAAAAGTATGCtgatttgttttccaaatacatGAAGCTTTCCTTGAGTTATGTTCCTGGACATGGTCATAATGCCCCAAAGAAAGGTGGATTGGGAGGTAGTGGTAAACAAATGccatttgataaattctTGTTGCGTAAGGTCAAGCATATCGAAGCGAGAAAAAAACAGTATCCTGACCTTCAGTTGGCTGATTTGGTTGGTACTTCATTGATTCACGAATTGGTGTATTTCTGGAACGGATATAACAGAATGACTGCGGagaatttccaaattgcaTTGAAGATGTTGGGTTATTCTGGGGCGCCCAATGCCGAGCTTTCAGCAAATACCAGTAACCACTCATTCGCAATGATTAAAGAGACAGAAGACGAAGCAATGATTAGatattttcttcaatctgTTTGTTTGAGACAATTGGGCCAAGTTAAAGAAGGTTCGCgtattcttcaacaatacGTTTTGTCAAAGATTGTCATTTCAGATTCGcctcaattcaaattccaTAAGATGACTTACAGCCCATATTTGTATCCAACGGCATTTTATGAAAACACCATGTTCACTTGGGTAGAAGAGACAGGACCAAATTCACAAGTCGATGTAAAAAAAGCTGTGGCTGATAGTAAGGCGTGGTTAAAGAAGGCAGAAATAGTGGGGGACGGTGATTACGAGTTGAGTAATAGAACCAGTATGCGTATAAAGGCTGCTGGCGATAGACTAGACCAGTTAGCAAGTATGTAA